The stretch of DNA GCACTTGGCAACAGGTGTCACTTATCCGACAGAAACAAGCTAGATAGGCACTAACATCGTGGTCAGTTTTTTCTTGGATGCTACATTTAAATATTATTAGCTTCGTTATTCAGAGATAGTGAGGATTCATGAAAAGGAGTCTCAGAGTCTCAAAAATCTGATTAATTTGTCTCTTGAGTGGGGTTTTTAGTTCTCATTGATTTTAAATAGATGACTAGGGCTTATCAGAGGGGAAAATACGAATCCTTATGATTCGCTAGAATGGTATTTTGATACCCTTTCGTTTTATAGGTGGATTGAAATCCGCCTTTGCCTTTAAATACCAGCTAAATTAGCATTGCCAGATATGACCTTGTTGTGATTAATGTTCATACTCAAAAAATTATCAATAAAGGTAATTGTTAGTTCGCTCTCCGTTTGAGAACAAGCCCCTTTATTTAAGCTAATTTTTATGGAATGAAGTAAGAAATACAGCTCTACCTCGTCCTTATACACCGTTGCATTTGTATGTGATAAGTCCTTTCTGAATGCGCTACTTAGGTTATCTAGTGTTGTGATTAAACTCATAATCCCCTGATTTAGTGATTGTCCCGTATCCATAGTTACTCCTTATTTCTAAATGTAGGTATTGGAAGTAAATATGGCAAAGGGTGGGCGAATTTAGACTTTAGGAAAATTATTTTTTACTCAGTTGCTAATAATCTAGTCTAAGGGATCTGAACATTTCTATTGTGGATAATAGAACTGACAGTTTAGGTGAAATAACCTAGCTAAATAGGCAATTTAATTTGAGGTTAACCTCAACTACCTTCTTAGTATTTCCAAATTTAGCCATAGTTAACTTAATGTTAACGACAACCATCATGGTGTTGGCGTAACTTTTTCTATTCAACTGTGTTTACAGAGTGAAAAAGCGGGCCTTATGGCCCGCTAGTAGTCTCTATAAACTTTCCTCTAGTTTTTGTGCCCAATGTTGCTCTGCGATATCGAAGTAAACTTCTGGTGGTAATCCAAAGATGCTTTCAAACTCATCATCAAATAAGCCACAGAAACTTTGTACCTCGTCTTTGAGTAGCAACAGCACCATGTACATATCTAAATCCTCAAGATATTGATTATCAAGCTCTGGATGTTCCTCTTGTATTGATTTACTTATACTCATCCCCAAAATCCTTCCTGCTGAATCTCTGTGTTGATAAATATACCGAGCAAAGGTCAACTTGATATCGTTTCCTTCTGATAGTTGGTGGTCTGCTAGCAACAAAATCGTGCAGTGGTCATTCCAGGGAGACTTAGATTGCCTTTGATACTCTCTGATGAATTGTGACTTTTTATCGCTCATAGTGGTTCCTAATTAATTAGTGAGTTGTCCTCCTTTGTAGTTAGGTTTGCCACTTGCGGATTTTTGACATGTTGTTTTAAAAACTCCACTGCTCGTTCTTGTTCTATTGGTGGTACTTCCTTTCTGGTTAGGTGATTCCTTAGTGAAAACTCCAAGAAAGTAACTTCTGTTTCATGTGCATACTGTTTTCTATCTGTAAACCGTTGCTCTTCTATTACGCAATTAGATATTTCATTGAGTAATCTGGTGAGGGAATTTAGTTGAGTTAAAAAATTAGATTTCATTGGCTACCTCATATTGTTTTGTCGAACTACAGGTAGATAGGAAATTTGGGAGATGAATCTGAGGGTTCTATAAATAAAAAGTAAACAGCAACTCATAGATACAAGAGTAACTATTTACTACCTTATAAAAGGTTAAAAAATATATGAAGGATAATTCAGTATGGCTTTACTTTGTTCACCATACCTCAACAATACTTACATATGCCCTATATAGGTGTGTACAAACTTCATGAGAATGTGCATCTCTAAAGGGTCCTCTAATTCATCTAGAAGACATTTATGCACGCGAAAGTAAAACTGCTCACACTCGTCGTCATAGTATGAATCTTCAGAATTGATATTAGATTGCTCATGTTGAGTGATGCTTAGTAGGATTTCGAGTGCATGCTGTAGCTTCTTTCTCTTCACCGACATAAGTAAAGAAAAATCGTCATTATCAAAATTTACTGCTAAAGCCTCATCAATGGTGCTTGGGATTCTATCCATTTTGTTCTCCATATTATTAAGTAAAAAGGTGAGTTATTTGGCTCTTTATTACGTAGTATCATGGAGGGGGAACTATGTGCAGTTGGTTCTAATTCCCCAAGGATTCTCCAACACAATTTTTAATCGTCTGAATTTACTCGTCTTTATTTTGGCGTTTCTTGGTCTATTTTTTGTACAGAGATATGGGTTAGGATATTGATATAAAACAAATTCCATCAGTTTTGTTCGTATGTATGGGTAGCAGCTATACGTTACGGTGTAACGACAGTAGCGTTAATCAAAATAAAGTAGCATGAAGTGACTAATTAAGAAGTTCGATTACCTAACTCTTTAACTAGGTCTGGCTCATTTGAGCAAATTTAGCATTTCTGGGCTGAAGCTAAATTGTTTTTGCCCCAAAATCATTTAGAGTAATCACTCACTCGTATCTTGTTAATGCAGTTTAGCCCTACTAGAAGTTATCCGTAATTCGATTATCAGATAAATATAAATGGTGAAGTTGCGGCGCATTAACTGTAGATCACCGGACGCATACTACAGTTTTGCCAAAAATTTCCTTTTTGGAAGCTTGCGGCCACATATAAACATGCATTCTTCGATTTGAGCTTTATCACTAGTGTTTTGTAACCCTAAATAAGGGCATAACAGGTGGCTTCACCTTATTAACAGTGCCTATTATATAGCTGTCTAGACTCTGGGGTTACATTGTCAAACTCTTACTTTTTCCTAGCTTGAGTTTGTATTGCAAAAGTTATATCTTATTGATTAGTAATGGATGAGTGGTTTTTATCAGTGTGAATTATCGGAGGGTTAAATGAATATAACAATTGAGAACTGTAATAATTTAGACAAAGCAAATTTAGAAATCGTTGATAAAAAACTCAATATCAAATTTGCTCCTAATGGTACGGGAAAGAGCACAATAGCTAAAGCAATTACTTTACACGCCGAAGGTAAGGATCTTGTGGATTTAATGCCGTTCAAGCTGAGGAAAGATAACCCAGAGTCTAAAGCCCCTTCAATCACGATAGCTCAAGATATTGGTAAAGTAATGTGCTTTAACGAAGATTATGTACGCCAGTTTACATTTCAATCTGATGAGTTGGTAAGTAACAGTTTTAATATTTTTATTCGTACTGATAGCTATATTGCTGTTGGACTCGAAATACAAGCTATTGTCAAAGACATCAATAATCTTTTTGAAGGTAATGAAGAGTTAGAAACTTTTACTGCCAACTTAAATGAGCTGAGTTCTGCATTCAAATTAACCAAGACTGGACTGTCACAATCATCTTTGGGAATGAAGGGATTATCTCAAGGTAATAAATTGAAGCACATACCTGAAGGTTTGGAAGCATATGAGCCGTTTATTAACAGCTCTGATAGCGTGAACTGGATTGATTGGCAAACAAAAGGCTCGGATCAGTTTTCAGCGATCTCAGCGTGCTGTCCATTTTGCTCCGCAGATACAGTAGAGAAAAAAGAGCAAATTGAAAAAGTTGGCCAAGAGTATGACAAAAATGTGATTAAAAACTTGCTAAAAATAATCGAAGTGTTCGACAAGTTGGAGGACTATTTCACCGTAGAAGCAAAGGAAAAATTGAATACGATTACTTCACTAGCTGATGGTTTAGAAGCAGAGCACGTAGCATATCTAAAAACAGTCAAAACGCAGATTGATCTCTTGGTAGGCCGTTTAGAACAATTGAAAGCATTAAAAGGCTTCGATTTTAAAGATGACGAGCAAGTTAAAGATAAGCTTGAGAATTATAAAATTGATCTAGCTTTTTTATCTGAGCTTAATTCTGAAACAACTAACTTTGAAGTGGAATCCATTAACGCTTCAATTGATGAAGTTGTTGCTAAGGAAAGGTTTCTGCAAGGAAAGATAAAACAACAACGTTCAGGTATGCAGAACATTATTGAAAAGCACCAATCAGATATTAATAACTTCTTGTCTTATGCAGGCTATAAGTATGAAGTCAAAATCACTGGTGAAGATGATAACTCTCAATTGAAACTACGACATGTAGATCATGATGAGTTTGTAGTAGGTGGAGGCCAACACCTTAGTTTTGGTGAGCGTAATGCTTTTGCCATTGTTTTATTTATGTATGAATGTTTGGCTAAAAAGCCAGACTTGATTGTACTTGACGACCCAATATCTTCTTTTGATAAGAACAAGAAATATGCAATTTTAGAGATGCTTTTTAGAAGGAAACCAATGAATTGTCTAAAGAGTAAAACTGTCCTAATGCTTACGCATGATGTAGAACCTATTATTGATACCGTCAAAGCTGTAGCTAAACAGTTTGATAATCAGGTTTCTGCATCCTACTTGCGCTTTAGTAACGGTGAGATCGAAGAGCAAAACATCAGAAAAGATGATATTAAGACTTTCTCGCAAATTTGTGGAGATTTTTTAACTACAGGAGCTGATTCAGTTCTTAAGTTAATTTACTTAAGAAGGCTTTACGAGATCATTGATGACAGAGGTGATGCGTATCAAATGCTCTCTAACTTACTTCATTTGAGAGAACAAGTTGATGCAATTGACACTAGGGAGGATGGCTCTCCAATTATGGACTCTGGAAAACTTGACAAGGGGATTTCTGAAATAGCAGGTAAAATCCCTGAGCTTAACTACGATGAAATACTAGCACGTTTAAAAGATACTTCGGCGTTGAAAGAGCTTTATTATTCCTGCTCGAATGGTTATGAAAAGTTGCAAGTTTTTAGGCTTTTTGAGATTAAGATTGATAACTCAGTTCTTCAGAAGTTTATTAATGAGACATATCACATCGAGAATGAGTATATATGTCAGCTTGATCCAAGTCAGTTCGATCTAATACCTGAATATGTAACATTAGCTTGTGATAAGTGTTTGGAAGCTGCTTGATTTTAGATTAATAACTTTCTAATCTTTTTAATATTTATCGTAATTTAGATAAGGGAGTCGATTCCATCAACGTGTCAGCTAATCCAGACTGACACGTTTGTGTCGGGTGGACGACACTTGTTACCAAGTGCCGTCTCCCTTAGAACCCAGCGTGCAACTTTCACTGCACTAGGCTCAAGCCTCCACAAAGGTATCGTTAGATACCCAGCAACCTAGAAAGCAGTGAGAGCAGGTTCATTCCAAGAGTTACGAGCTTGCCTTTTCGATTTTCTCCTAGCCAAATATTCTTGGTATTGAGGATCGAATGGTATAGCCGAACTTCGGATTTTCACGTGTCTCTCAATAGGCACTTTGGCTATTTGGAATAGATTGAATTGGCAATCCATATCCTTGACCTTCTGCCAACCGTGAAATTGCCATTGGCCTTTGCGGTTGATGAAGTATTTAAGGGCTACCCAAGTCTTAGACTTTGTTGGATGGCGCCTTACTGCCCAGTGCCACAACGCGTAGAATAGTTTGTGCCCAACATATCCGAATACTTGTTTAGCAACGCAATGTCGATAATAGTTCGACCAGCCCCTTAGTTTCGGATTTATCAGTTTGATAAGATCGTTAACAGGGATGGTTGCGTGCTTTTTGATGAGTTCGCGCAGGTTACTCAAGAACAACAAGGTATTGGACTTGCTCGGTTTAATGAGCAATTTTCCTTTGTACTTCCTATGATTGAATCCTAAG from Shewanella sp. Choline-02u-19 encodes:
- a CDS encoding AAA family ATPase, whose protein sequence is MNITIENCNNLDKANLEIVDKKLNIKFAPNGTGKSTIAKAITLHAEGKDLVDLMPFKLRKDNPESKAPSITIAQDIGKVMCFNEDYVRQFTFQSDELVSNSFNIFIRTDSYIAVGLEIQAIVKDINNLFEGNEELETFTANLNELSSAFKLTKTGLSQSSLGMKGLSQGNKLKHIPEGLEAYEPFINSSDSVNWIDWQTKGSDQFSAISACCPFCSADTVEKKEQIEKVGQEYDKNVIKNLLKIIEVFDKLEDYFTVEAKEKLNTITSLADGLEAEHVAYLKTVKTQIDLLVGRLEQLKALKGFDFKDDEQVKDKLENYKIDLAFLSELNSETTNFEVESINASIDEVVAKERFLQGKIKQQRSGMQNIIEKHQSDINNFLSYAGYKYEVKITGEDDNSQLKLRHVDHDEFVVGGGQHLSFGERNAFAIVLFMYECLAKKPDLIVLDDPISSFDKNKKYAILEMLFRRKPMNCLKSKTVLMLTHDVEPIIDTVKAVAKQFDNQVSASYLRFSNGEIEEQNIRKDDIKTFSQICGDFLTTGADSVLKLIYLRRLYEIIDDRGDAYQMLSNLLHLREQVDAIDTREDGSPIMDSGKLDKGISEIAGKIPELNYDEILARLKDTSALKELYYSCSNGYEKLQVFRLFEIKIDNSVLQKFINETYHIENEYICQLDPSQFDLIPEYVTLACDKCLEAA